The Streptococcus sanguinis genome contains the following window.
TGCTGATGGGTGTAGATACAGGGAGCGGCTCCCGCGAGGATACTTGGGTCGGGAACAGCGATACCATGATTCTCCTGAGTGTCAATCCAAAGACCAAGAAAACAGTCATGATGAGTTTGGAACGTGATATTCTGACTCAGATTGATGAGAACGGTCAGACAGTTGAAGCCAAGCTGAATGCAGCCTATGCAACAGGCGGAGCAGAGTTAGCCATTTCGACTATTGAGGGCTTGATGAATATCCACATTGACCGCTATGTGATGATCAATATGCAGGGCTTGGTTCAGTTAGTAGACGCAGTAGGTGGTATTGAGGTCAATAATACCTTTGACTTCCCAATTTCTATTGAGGATAATGAGCCTGAGTATACTGCTAAGGTGGAACCTGGCAAGCAAACCATCAATGGTGATCAGGCTTTGGTCTATGCTCGCATGCGTTATCAGGATCCAGAGGGTGACTATGGCCGCCAAAAGCGTCAACGTGAAGTAATTAAGAAAGTGGTTGAAAAAGTTCTCAGTCTCAACAGTGTCAGCCATTATCAGGCTATTTTAAAAGCTGTCAGCAGCAATATGCAGACCAATATCGCGCTTGATTCAAAAAGCATTCCCCAACTGCTAGGCTATCAGGATGCCTTTAAGAACATTAAGTCTGAGCAGCTGCGTGGAGAAGATGCAACCTTGCCTGACGGTGGAAGCTATCAGCTGGTGACGTCAGAGCATTTGCTGAGTATGCAGAATCTAATCCGCAAGTCTCTGGGCTTGGACACAGTTAAGAGTCTGAAGACCAATGCTGTTCTCTATGAAGATATTATGGGCGGCAACAGTCTAAGAAGTAGCAATAGTAGCAGTGCATCTAGCGGCACAGAAAGCAACAACAACTATGAGACTCCGTATAGTCAGCCAACTTATAATAATGGCTATGAGAATTACTCTTATCCAACGACAGATACAACAGTTGGAACTACAAATACGACTCCAGTTGCTCCAGCGGCTTCCTCCGCCCCAGCAGCAGATGTCAGTGTCAGCACCCCACAAAGTCAGCCGATAGTCAATGAGGCTACAGAGTAAAAAAGTTAAATATAAAAAGAGGCTGGGACAAAATGTCTCGGTCTCTTTTGGTTATAACGGAAAGCTCTTGATGCGGCGGCTGATTGGAATTTTTGTTCCCCTATCACCCACCTTTACTCTATCAAGACTCGTACTTTGCCCAGATGTCTTTGACTTGCTGGATCTGCACTTGTGCTTGGTTTTCAAGGACTTTATATTTATAAGTAAGATCTTGGGCCATGTCTTTGACTTGCTCTTTTTGCTCTTGAATGATGGCAATATTTCGTTGAATATTGGCTAGACTGTCCTTTACTTTGTCTAGACTATCTGTTGTTTCAATGATTTCTTCTTGGATTTTTTGACGGTTTTCAACAAGTTTGTAACTGGCTGCTGCGGCACCGATAAATAGGAAAATATTTGACAGTTTCATATTCCCTCCTTAAGCTTGCGCAATCTTCTCAGCTAATTCGGCCAGAGCTGGAAAGTCTGGTTCGTGGGCTGCGAAAGTAATTTTGAGGTCATCTGCATCACTATAGCGCGGTGCTAAATGCACATGGGTATGAAAGACAGTCTGTCCAGCAATTTCTTCGTTGTTGTTGATGATATTCATACCGGCTGCACCTGTGGCTTTCATGACCTTTCGAGCAATGTCTGGAACGCGAGCGAAGAGCTGGCTAGTACTGTCAGCATCCATGTCCAGCACATTTCGGAAATGCTCTTTAGGGACAACCAAGGTATGACCTGGTGTTACCTGGGAAATATCTAGAAAAGCAAGGACCTTCTCGTCTTCATAGACTTTTGAAGAAGGGATTTCTCCAGCAATAATTTTACAAAAAATACAATCAGCCATAAATGGTACCTCTATTCGCTAGATTTTGTTATAATATAAGAACCATTATACCAGAATTCGGAGAAAATATGTTAGAAATCAAAGAGCTTACGGGCGGCTATGTTAATATCCCGGTTTTAAAGGATGTCAGCTTTGAAGTGGGCAATGGCCAGCTGGTTGGTCTGATTGGTCTCAATGGTGCGGGCAAATCCACGACTATCAATGAGATTATTGGTCTTCTGACCCCTTATAAGGGGCAGATTCAGATTGATGGACTGGAGCTGCGGACCAATCCCAGCGATTACCGCAAGAAGATCGGTTTTATTCCGGAAACGCCTAGTCTCTACGAAGAATTGACCCTGCGCGAGCACATTGAGACGGTAGCTATGGCATACGACATTGAGCAGGAGACGGCTTTTAAGCGCGTGGATAAGCTGCTGGAAATGTTCCGACTCAAGGAAAAACTGGATTGGTTCCCTGTTCACTTTTCAAAAGGGATGAAGCAAAAAGTGATGATTATCTGTGCTTTTGTAGTTGATCCCAGCCTTTTTATTGTGGATGAGCCTTTTCTGGGTCTGGATCCGGTAGCTATTGCAGACCTTATCCAGCTCTTGGATGAGGAAAAGAAAAAGGGCAAGTCGATTCTGATGAGCACCCATGTCCTGGATTCTGCCGAGAAGATGTGCGACAGTTTTGTCATTTTACACAAGGGGCAGGTGCGGGCCAAGGGTAGCTTGACTGAGTTGCGGGCTCAATTTCAAATGCCGGATGCTAGTCTGAATGACGTCTATCTAGCCCTGACAGAAGAGGCGGCGCTATGAAAGAATTATTTGCCAAACGAAAGCAGGATTTTCGTCAGCAGTGTTTGAAATACCTGCGCTATGTTTTTAATGACCATTTCGTGCTCTTTCTGCTAATTTTTATGGGATTTTTAGGTGTTCAGTACAGTCAGCTTTTGCGACATTTTCCGACTAATCACCTACCCATTATTGCTAGTCTGGTTATTCTGTCGGTCTTTATCCTGCCTTTTGGACGGATTGCGACCTATCTGGAAAAGCCAGATGCTCTCTTTCTCTTGGTCAGAGAAGCAGAAGTCAGAGCTTTTATCAAAGGACAGATTCTACGTTCCTGTCTATTGTACGCAGTCTTACAGACTGGGCTATTGCTGCTGTTAGCTCCGCTTTTTCTGGCTCTGGGATTGCCTGTTTGGGGCTTCGGGCTCTACTGTCTCCTTATGCTAGTCTTGAAATGGTTTTTGTTTCAGGCTAAGGCCAAGAAGTTCTTTACTGAAAATGGCCTAGATTGGCAGGCGCTGGTGGCTTATGAAGCAGCCCGAAAGCAGACGATTCTGCGCTTCTTTGCTCTCTTTACCAATGTTAAAGGCATTTCAAACAGTGTCAAGCGCCGGGCTTATCTGGATGGTTTGACGAGACTTGTGGGCAAGCAGCATAGCAAGACCTGGCAGAATCTCTTTTTGCGCTCTTACTTGCGAAATGGAGACTTCTTTGCTCTGACCTTGAGACTGCTCTTTTTGGCTCTTTTGGCCTTGGTTTTTGTCAGTCAAGCTTGGATTGCTGCAGCTTTTGCGGTCTTGTTCAATTATCTCTTACTCTTCCAGCTAACAGCCTTGTACGAAGCTTTTGACTATCAGTTTTTGACCCAGCTTTTTCCGATAGAAAGAGGGGAAAAGCTGAAGGGAGCAAGACAAATTATCACTTCGATTGGCATCAGCGTTCTCTTGGCTCAAGTGCTGACTGCTCTGCTATTTTTCCAAGACAAGACAGCAGTGCTGGCCATGCTGGGAACGACTGCCCTGCTCTATCTGTTCTATCTGCCGTTTAAGTTACGGAGATTGGTTGACTAAAAGAGGTAAAACTAGTAAAATGATAAAGAAACTTTTTACGGAGGGGAAACATGGACTTGGTTGATAACGAGCTGACCCTGACACCGATAGCTGGTAAGAGCGGAAAGGCCTATATGGGGACTTATCCGGACGGGGGGCGCGTTTTCGTCAAGATGAATACAACCCCTATCTTAGCAGGCTTAGCTCGAGAACAAATCGCACCGCAGCTTTTGTGGAGCCGCCGGATGCCGGACGGCAATGTTATGAGCGGGCAGGAGTGGCTTTCAGGCACTATTCTGACCCCAAATGATATGTCCAAAAAGCAGGTAATCAATATTTTGACTCGGCTGCATCGCTCGCGCCCATTGATGACGCAGCTGACCAAGCTGGGCTATACTTTGGAAACGCCGACTGATTTGCTGAATGCTTGGCTCAATCAAGTGCCGCTTGCTTTGAGGAATAATCAATATCTGCAATCAGTTATCCGCGACCTACGCCAGACAGTCCCGGCCTTTCGTGAGGACTACGCGACCATCGTTCACGGAGATGTGCGCCATAGCAACTGGGTAGAGACCGACAGCGGGCTTATTTACTTGGTGGATTGGGATTCTGTGCGCCTGACAGACAGGATGATGGATGTAGCACATATTTTAAGCCATTATGTGCCTGATTCAGGTTGGCAAGAGTGGTTGAGCGCCTATGGTTATAAGTATAATCAGACTGTTTTTAATAAGCTATACTGGTTTGGACAGTATTCTTATCTGATGCAGATTGCCAAATACTATGAAAACAATGATTTAGAAAATGTGAACCGGGAGATTTACGCATTACGAAACTTCCGTTCCAAATACGGAAGAGGACAATGAGAGTAAGGAATCGTAAGGGAGCGACGGAACTGCTGGAGGCGCATCCCCAGTATGTGATTTTGAATCCGGCAGACGCCAAGGGCAGATGGCAGGAGATTTTTGGCAATGATTATCCCATTCATGTAGAGGTTGGCAGCGGTAAAGGAGCTTTTGTGTCCGGTATGGCCAAGGCCAATCCTGAGATCAACTACATCGGGATTGATATTCAGAAATCGGTCCTCAGCTATGCCTTGGACAAGGTGCTAGCAACGGATGTGCCCAATATCAAGCTGCTCTGGGTGGATGGTTCGGATCTGACTGATTATTTTGAAGAGGGCGAGATTGACCGCCTCTATCTAAACTTCTCGGATCCTTGGCCCAAGAAACGTCATGAAAAGCGTCGTCTGACCTATCAGTCCTTTCTGGCGACCTATCAGCAGATTTTGCCGGAAAATGGAGAAATCCACTTCAAAACGGATAACCGCGGTCTTTTTGAGTATAGCCTAGTAAGCTTTTCTCAGTATGGTATGAAGTTAAAGGGCGTGTGGTTAGATTTGCATGCCAGCGACTTCGAGGATAATGTCCTGACTGAGTATGAGCAGAAATTTGCTAACAAGGGACAAGTCATCTATCGGGTGGAAGCAGCATTTGAATAAGAAAGAGTCTTCGAGGAATACTTCCTTGAAGCCTTTTTATTGGGAAAAAATTTTACTTAAAAATAAGAGTGTTTTAAGTGGCATTCGGTCTTTAAAAGCTTGCAAGGCACATTTCCCTTGCATTTTGGGACTTGTCGTGCTATAATACTAGTAATGAATAAGGAAAGAGAGGCGAGGAAATATCTTCGCCTCTTATCTGTGAGGAGGTGTCGTCATATCGCAACGATTGTTGAATTGGTGAGGGAGGTTATTGAACCGGCCATTTTGGCTCCTTATGAATTAGTCGATATTGAGTACGGAAAGATGGGCGGGGACTATGTTCTCAGTGTCTTTGTAGATAAGCCTGAGGGCATTACGGTCAATGATACAGCGGATTTGACGGATATTATTAGTCCGCTCTTGGATCAAATCAAACCAGATCCCTTCCCGGAACAGTATTTTCTGGAAGTGACCAGTCCTGGCTTGGAGCGCCCACTCAAGACCAAGGAACAGCTAGCCAATGCAGTCGGCAGCTATATCCATGTCAGTCTCTATAAGGCTGTTGACAAGCAGAAAGTCTTTGAAGGCACCTTGCTGAGCTTTGAAGAGGATGTTCTGCACATGGAATATCTGGACAAGACTCGCAGAAAAGAAGTCGAAATTCCCTACAGTCTGGTTTCCAAAGCCAGATTAGCCGTTAAGTTTTAGCCGCAGAAGCAATATAGAAAAGAAAGGAACACTTTTGTTTCGGCAAAAGTCATATGAAAATGAGTAAAGAAATGCTAGAGGCCTTCCGCATTTTGGAAGAAGACAAAGGAATCAAGAAAGAAGATATCATTGACGCGGTGACCGAGTCACTCCGCTCAGCCTATCGTCGTCGCTATGGTCAGGCAGACAGCGCAGCCATTGAGTTTGACGAAAAGTCAGGAGATTTCCGTGTCTATACTGTTCGCGAAGTCGTGGACGAGGTCTTTGACAGCCGTTTGGAAATCAGTCTCAAAGATGCCTTGGCTATCAGTTCAGCCTATGAATTGGGAGATAAGATCAAGTTTGAAGAAGCGCCAGCTGAATTTGGCCGAGTTGCTGCTCAGTCTGCCAAGCAAACCATCATGGAAAAGATGCGCAAGCAGACCCGAGCAATCACTTACAACACCTATAAAGAGCATGAAAATGAAATCATGAGCGGGACGGTGGAGCGCTTTGACAATCGCTTTATCTATGTCAATCTTGGCAGCATTGAAGCGCAACTATCGAAGCAAGACCAGATTCCTGGTGAGGTCTTTGCCTCTCACGATCGTATCGAAGTCTTTGTCTACAAAGTAGAAGACAATCCTCGCGGTGTCAATGTCTTTGTAAGCCGCAGCCATCCAGAAATGATCAAGCGCTTGATGGAGCAGGAAATCCCAGAAGTTTATGACGGAACTGTGGAAATCATGAGCGTGTCACGGGAAGCAGGCGATCGGACCAAGGTAGCGGTTCGCAGTCACAATCCTAATGTGGATGCCATCGGTACAATCGTCGGACGCGGTGGGGCCAATATCAAGAAAATTACTAGCAAGTTCCATCCTGCCAAATATGATCCCAAGAGCGGTCGTATGGTACCGACTGAAGAAAATATCGACGTCATCGAGTGGGTAGCAGATCCAGCTGAATTTATCTACAACGCTATTGCTCCAGCAGAGGTTGACCAAGTTATCTTTAATCAAGAAGATAACAAGCGAGCCTTGGTTGTCGTACCGGACAGCAAGCTTTCTCTGGCTATCGGCCGTCGCGGACAGAACGTACGCTTGGCAGCTCATTTGACAGGCTTTAGAATTGATATCAAGTCTGCCACTGAGTTTGAAGAAATGGAAGCAGCCAATGAATTGGGCGGATTTGCTCAGGAAGCAGAAGAAATTCTTGCGGATGCAGATGTTCTAGAGACAGAATTTTCAGCAACAGACTTTGACGCAGCTGCAGAGGAAACTGTACTGGAAACAGCTGGTTTAGAAAGCGAAGCTGAAGAACTAGATTAAGGGGGCTGGAATGGCAAAAACAAGAAAAATCCCTTTAAGAAAATCAGTGGTGTCCAACGAAGTGATTGACAAGCGCGATTTATTGCGGATTGTCAAGAACAAGGAAGGTCAAGTCTTTATCGACCCGACAGGCAAGGCCAACGGCCGTGGAGCTTATATCAAGCTGGATAATCAGGAAGCTCTTCAAGCCAAGAAGAAGCGGGTCTTTAACCGCAGCTTTAATATGGAAGTGGATGAGGCTTTCTATGATGAGTTAATCGCTTATGTCGATCACAAGGTTAAAAGAAGAGAGTTAGGTCTTGAATAAAGAGAAACTTGCAAATATGCTGGGACTGGCTCAGCGGGCCGGCCGCATCATTTCTGGTGAGGAGCTGACCGTCAAAGCTATACAGGAGGGAAAAGCACATCTGGTCTTTTTGGCCCAGGATGCAGCTCCTAATCTCAGCAAGAAAATCACTGATAAAAGTCGTTACTACCAAGTAGAAGTATCAACCGTGTTTTCAACACTGGAATTAAGCTCTGCCATTGGCAAGGCCAGAAAAGTGCTTGCCGTGACAGATGCTGGTTTTACAAAGAAAATGAGGTCTCTTATGTAATAGAAGAGGAGGACAAGATTTGTCTAAAGTAAGATTGTATGAAATCGCCAAAGAACTGGGAAAAGAAAGCAAGGAGGTAGTGGCTCGTGCTAAGGAGCTAGGTCTGGATGTCAAAAGTCATTCATCCAGCGTAGAAGCTGACGCTAGTGAGCGAATCAAATCCAGCTTCAAGAAAGCAGCCGCACCTCAAGCTCCTGCAGAAAAGCCTGCAGCAGCTCAGCCTTCACCGCAAAAAACTCCTGCCAGAGAGGCTGCGCCAGTCAAGGCAGAACAGCCAGAAGCAAAAGCAGCAGCTAAGCCAGAAGCGAAAGCAGAAACGGCAGCACCAGTCAAGCGCCCGCAAAGCCGAAACTTTAAGGCAGAGCGTGAAGCGAGAGCCAAGGAAGAAGCAGAGCGTCGGAAGCAGCAAGGCAATCGCAAACCACAAAACAAAGAGCAAGGTAAGCGTGAGGACCGCGATAATCGAAATAAGAATCGCGGAAACCGCAACGACCGAGATAGAGGCAATCGTCCAAATGACCGTCGCGATAATCGTGGTCAAG
Protein-coding sequences here:
- a CDS encoding LytR family transcriptional regulator, whose protein sequence is MFKKIIMMFLSLLVVTTAGIGTYAWTIYGQSTDELSKTYKGLGNETDVISATKPMTILLMGVDTGSGSREDTWVGNSDTMILLSVNPKTKKTVMMSLERDILTQIDENGQTVEAKLNAAYATGGAELAISTIEGLMNIHIDRYVMINMQGLVQLVDAVGGIEVNNTFDFPISIEDNEPEYTAKVEPGKQTINGDQALVYARMRYQDPEGDYGRQKRQREVIKKVVEKVLSLNSVSHYQAILKAVSSNMQTNIALDSKSIPQLLGYQDAFKNIKSEQLRGEDATLPDGGSYQLVTSEHLLSMQNLIRKSLGLDTVKSLKTNAVLYEDIMGGNSLRSSNSSSASSGTESNNNYETPYSQPTYNNGYENYSYPTTDTTVGTTNTTPVAPAASSAPAADVSVSTPQSQPIVNEATE
- a CDS encoding HIT family protein; the encoded protein is MADCIFCKIIAGEIPSSKVYEDEKVLAFLDISQVTPGHTLVVPKEHFRNVLDMDADSTSQLFARVPDIARKVMKATGAAGMNIINNNEEIAGQTVFHTHVHLAPRYSDADDLKITFAAHEPDFPALAELAEKIAQA
- a CDS encoding ABC transporter ATP-binding protein, coding for MVPLFARFCYNIRTIIPEFGENMLEIKELTGGYVNIPVLKDVSFEVGNGQLVGLIGLNGAGKSTTINEIIGLLTPYKGQIQIDGLELRTNPSDYRKKIGFIPETPSLYEELTLREHIETVAMAYDIEQETAFKRVDKLLEMFRLKEKLDWFPVHFSKGMKQKVMIICAFVVDPSLFIVDEPFLGLDPVAIADLIQLLDEEKKKGKSILMSTHVLDSAEKMCDSFVILHKGQVRAKGSLTELRAQFQMPDASLNDVYLALTEEAAL
- a CDS encoding multidrug ABC transporter permease, encoding MKELFAKRKQDFRQQCLKYLRYVFNDHFVLFLLIFMGFLGVQYSQLLRHFPTNHLPIIASLVILSVFILPFGRIATYLEKPDALFLLVREAEVRAFIKGQILRSCLLYAVLQTGLLLLLAPLFLALGLPVWGFGLYCLLMLVLKWFLFQAKAKKFFTENGLDWQALVAYEAARKQTILRFFALFTNVKGISNSVKRRAYLDGLTRLVGKQHSKTWQNLFLRSYLRNGDFFALTLRLLFLALLALVFVSQAWIAAAFAVLFNYLLLFQLTALYEAFDYQFLTQLFPIERGEKLKGARQIITSIGISVLLAQVLTALLFFQDKTAVLAMLGTTALLYLFYLPFKLRRLVD
- a CDS encoding phosphotransferase family protein; protein product: MDLVDNELTLTPIAGKSGKAYMGTYPDGGRVFVKMNTTPILAGLAREQIAPQLLWSRRMPDGNVMSGQEWLSGTILTPNDMSKKQVINILTRLHRSRPLMTQLTKLGYTLETPTDLLNAWLNQVPLALRNNQYLQSVIRDLRQTVPAFREDYATIVHGDVRHSNWVETDSGLIYLVDWDSVRLTDRMMDVAHILSHYVPDSGWQEWLSAYGYKYNQTVFNKLYWFGQYSYLMQIAKYYENNDLENVNREIYALRNFRSKYGRGQ
- the trmB gene encoding tRNA (guanosine(46)-N7)-methyltransferase TrmB, which produces MRVRNRKGATELLEAHPQYVILNPADAKGRWQEIFGNDYPIHVEVGSGKGAFVSGMAKANPEINYIGIDIQKSVLSYALDKVLATDVPNIKLLWVDGSDLTDYFEEGEIDRLYLNFSDPWPKKRHEKRRLTYQSFLATYQQILPENGEIHFKTDNRGLFEYSLVSFSQYGMKLKGVWLDLHASDFEDNVLTEYEQKFANKGQVIYRVEAAFE
- the rimP gene encoding ribosome maturation factor RimP, translating into MNKEREARKYLRLLSVRRCRHIATIVELVREVIEPAILAPYELVDIEYGKMGGDYVLSVFVDKPEGITVNDTADLTDIISPLLDQIKPDPFPEQYFLEVTSPGLERPLKTKEQLANAVGSYIHVSLYKAVDKQKVFEGTLLSFEEDVLHMEYLDKTRRKEVEIPYSLVSKARLAVKF
- the nusA gene encoding transcription termination/antitermination protein NusA, with product MKMSKEMLEAFRILEEDKGIKKEDIIDAVTESLRSAYRRRYGQADSAAIEFDEKSGDFRVYTVREVVDEVFDSRLEISLKDALAISSAYELGDKIKFEEAPAEFGRVAAQSAKQTIMEKMRKQTRAITYNTYKEHENEIMSGTVERFDNRFIYVNLGSIEAQLSKQDQIPGEVFASHDRIEVFVYKVEDNPRGVNVFVSRSHPEMIKRLMEQEIPEVYDGTVEIMSVSREAGDRTKVAVRSHNPNVDAIGTIVGRGGANIKKITSKFHPAKYDPKSGRMVPTEENIDVIEWVADPAEFIYNAIAPAEVDQVIFNQEDNKRALVVVPDSKLSLAIGRRGQNVRLAAHLTGFRIDIKSATEFEEMEAANELGGFAQEAEEILADADVLETEFSATDFDAAAEETVLETAGLESEAEELD
- a CDS encoding YlxR family protein, yielding MAKTRKIPLRKSVVSNEVIDKRDLLRIVKNKEGQVFIDPTGKANGRGAYIKLDNQEALQAKKKRVFNRSFNMEVDEAFYDELIAYVDHKVKRRELGLE
- a CDS encoding YlxQ-related RNA-binding protein, which encodes MNKEKLANMLGLAQRAGRIISGEELTVKAIQEGKAHLVFLAQDAAPNLSKKITDKSRYYQVEVSTVFSTLELSSAIGKARKVLAVTDAGFTKKMRSLM